The nucleotide window CTCCTGAATGTACACAAAGAGAAACGCGGCGCGGTCCGCGACGCGATTGATGTAATTGAAATAGCCGATGACCTGCACTGCGATTGTGATTTGTTCTTCGGTGAAATGGTGCTCGATGAGCCGGTCAAAGTCCGATTTGTCCATGGCGCCAGGCTGAAGCGTCAGTTTGGCCGCAAAATCGCAAAGCGCGCGGTCTTCCCGGCTCAACGGCGCGAGCCGGTAATCGTAGATCAACTGGTCGGCAGCCTCGTTCTGTCCGGACTCCGCACGGAAGTCCTTCGCATGGGAGAGCGTTCAGTAATAGCAATCGTTGATATTGCTGACGACGGCAGCGAGCATTTCTTTGCGCGCCTTGCTGAGCGCGTTTTCGGATTTCATCAAGCGAACGCAGAAGTGAATGGACGCTTCGGCAGTCGCCGCGTCGCGGCTCATCACTTGGATGATATTCGCGACGCAGCCGGCGCGGGCGAGCGCGGCGTCGTAAAGCCGCTTCACGGCGCCAGTCGCTTCGGACTCATTCGTGAGTTTCAGAAATGCCATTGGGTTTCAGTTCTTGATCTCGGCGGGAAGTCCTGGTCAGAGCCAGCGCCGTGATGCGCCGAATGAATTCCGCCTTGCCGTTGGTGGAAGCGACACGGACGTTTGGATGAGCGGCAGCCAAATCCTGGCGGGCAACGTCCTCGCGGATCGCTCGCTGCACGCGCTCTTGGAGTGTGGTCATTTCGGGCGGCTTTGACTTCCCAAAGATACGGATGGACTGCAAGTCTGCGGCATGAAAAATATTTGTCCACTTTTTGGCGGTTCGTGCATCTTACCTAAAACCAGAGCCAATCCAGGCATGAGCGAAGCGCTGAAACAGGTGACCACGGAGTTTTTGGCCAGCCGGCCACAGCTCATGGCCTTCATTTACGGACTCGTCCGGCATCCGCAGACGGCGGAGGACATTTATCAGGAAGTCTGGCTCAAGCTGGCGGGCGCTCTGGAAAACGGCCCGGCGATCGAGAATCAGGCCCATTGGTGCCGCGCCGTGGCCAAGAATTTGATCCTTCAACATTGGCGAGAACAGCGCGATGCCAAGGTCGTGGCCGACAGCACGCTTTTGGAATTTGTCGATTACGTCGAGCTGGCTTTCGCCGAGGGCGACTCGTCCAGGGACCGTTGGCCAGACCGCCAATACGCCCTCAGCCAATGTGTGGAAGCCCTCCCGGAGAAATCCAAACGGCTGCTCCTGCTCAAATATGACGAGGGTTTCTCCACCGGCGTGATCGCCTCGCACTTGCGGCAATCCACGGCGGCGGTGATCAAAGCGCTCGTCCGCCT belongs to Verrucomicrobiota bacterium and includes:
- a CDS encoding sigma-70 family RNA polymerase sigma factor, which codes for MKNICPLFGGSCILPKTRANPGMSEALKQVTTEFLASRPQLMAFIYGLVRHPQTAEDIYQEVWLKLAGALENGPAIENQAHWCRAVAKNLILQHWREQRDAKVVADSTLLEFVDYVELAFAEGDSSRDRWPDRQYALSQCVEALPEKSKRLLLLKYDEGFSTGVIASHLRQSTAAVIKALVRLREALATCVEKKLKLQELGL